A stretch of the Zeugodacus cucurbitae isolate PBARC_wt_2022May chromosome 6, idZeuCucr1.2, whole genome shotgun sequence genome encodes the following:
- the LOC105218864 gene encoding uncharacterized protein LOC105218864, whose product MPPREYFEFVVLRMTYAPYIDPYYPRISLTRKQQSPSASIVEIKEWFDRVMTRERSKLPLGAKHRYTEWRIISGNAKLFYIDEFRFDKIIVFMGEESNYWMFYENVERPRRVVGSGRIPLTYCGCCLSNQYISVLDTIKICLAKKR is encoded by the exons ATGCCACCGAGAGAATACTTTGAATTCGTTGTACTCCGTATGACATATGCTCCTTATAT TGACCCGTATTATCCGCGTATCAGTTTGACACGAAAGCAGCAATCACCTAGTGCATCGATCGTAGAAATAAAAGAATGG tttgaTCGAGTGATGACTCGTGAAAGATCAAAGCTACCGCTAGGAGCCAAGCATCGTTATACAGAGTGGCGGATTATTTCGGGTAATGCTAAATTATTTTACATTGATGAATTTCGCTTcgataaaataattgtattcatGGGAGAGGAATCAAACTATTGGATGTTTTACGAAAATGTAGAACGTCCCCGACGTGTTGTGGGAAGTGGTCGAATACCACTGACGTATTGTGGCTGTTGTTTAAGTAACCAATATATATCAGTTTTAGATACAATAAAGATTTGTTTAGCGAAAAagcgataa
- the LOC105218844 gene encoding NADH dehydrogenase [ubiquinone] 1 alpha subcomplex subunit 8, which translates to MVITNDITLPSDEELTVQELNLSTSALRAGAFHLGKSCENQNNEFMLCRQELDDPRACINEGKAVTSCALDFFRKVKKTCHEEFLQYATCLDKSSGNMAFGHCRKTQGVFDKCVSDNLGIDRPEYGYFTRAKIHSTEREAPAKAIKKEYPDATPGLPDDYPKHPAKYGSRFHWLE; encoded by the exons ATGGTTATTACCAATGATATCACATTGCCCTCTGATGAAGAATTGACAGTGCAAGAGTTGAATTTGTCCACCTCTGCCCTTCGAGCTGGTGCATTTCATTTAGGCAAAAGTtgtgaaaatcaaaataat gaGTTTATGCTATGTCGTCAAGAGTTGGATGACCCTCGTGCTTGCATCAACGAAGGGAAAGCAGTAACCAGCTGTGCTTTGGATTTCTTCCGAAAAGTGAAAAAGACATGCCATGAGGAGTTCCTGCAATATGCAACTTGTTTAGATAAAAGCAGTGGCAATATGGCTTTTGGACA CTGTCGCAAAACCCAAGGCGTTTTTGATAAATGCGTATCTGATAATTTAGGCATTGATCGTCCTGAATATGGGTACTTTACTCGAGCGAAG ATTCACTCAACTGAACGTGAAGCTCCTGCTAAAGCCATAAAGAAGGAATATCCTGATGCTACACCTGGTTTACCAGATGATTACCCAAAACATCCAGCCAAATATGGATCCCGTTTCCATTGGCTGGAATAA
- the LOC105218845 gene encoding RNA-binding protein 28 yields MELTNANQDEKTTEGNEVPQTNKKRRNPFNTQLRKEDKERRQKKKARIIARNISYKVQEDALRKHFSQWGDVEELNLLKRPDGKLVGCAFIQYSAVNQASKAILKGNNTKFLGRPLYIDWALGKDEYTNKKKEQNPEEPDEKKPKIEIKEENEDELEDSTNDESENDEEEESVDDNVRESDNEDERNSIGNNKDSDSDEKLKLKLKIKKVDKEKNISNDVQNGCTIFVKNVNFDAEDTEVRKVFRKFGPLNYAIINREPISRHSKGTAFVKFKNKESADLCLQSGGELYLMDQLLELYPALSRTEVQNQEKLKSNKEIAKDSRNLYLAREGLIMANSKSAEGVSASDMTKRHKLEQVKTQVLKNLNRFVSRNRLSIHNLPLNFDNEKLKKMVMTYTGYRTHECRVMRENKITPEHPNGKSKGFGFMSFSTHQEALAALRKLNNNPTIFGTQHRPIVAFSIEDRTVEKIKEKRKEKSKLNNPTFKEKLEKRKEMRNQKRKGKLNQIKNIPQTDDKAKLKKHIKKLEESRAASKTSEKDTAIEETEDFVGTAAKPGSNIRLRSNKKIAEQAQDHKKNVKANKRKEKAKKIRQIHLAERKAVDRPKQGRKEEHDDLDHLVKKYKRMIDSQANVGGSREYQEKIQQDVPKRTKWYAE; encoded by the exons ATGGAGTTAACTAATGCAAATCAAGATGAGAAAACTACAGAGGGTAATGAAGTTCCTCAAACAAATAAGAAGCGTAGGAACCCATTCAATACACAACTACGTAAAGAAGATAAAGAACGGCGACAGAAGAAGAAAGCTCGAATAATTGCAAGAAATATAAGCTATAAAGTGCAAGAAGATGCCTTGCGCAAACATTTTAGTCAGTGGGGTGATGTTGAAGAATTAAATCTTCTTAAGCGGCCGGATGGAAAATTAGTGGGATGTGCATTTATACAATACAGTGCCGTAAACCAAGCTTCCAAAGCTATTTTAAAAGGAAATAATACGAAATTTCTCGGACGACCACTGTACATCGATTGGGCTTTAGGTAAAGATGAATACACTAATAAAAAGAAGGAGCAAAACCCGGAAGAACCTGATGAAAAGAAGCCTAAAATAGAGATCAAAGAAGAAAACGAAGACGAATTGGAGGACTCTACCAATGACGAG TCGGAAAATGACGAGGAAGAGGAATCAGTTGATGATAATGTTCGGGAAAGTGACAACGAAGATGAAAGGAATAGTATAGGAAATAACAAAGATTCGGATTCAGATgagaagttaaaattaaaattgaaaattaaaaaagtggaCAAAGAAAAGAACATATCCAATGATGTGCAGAATGGTTGCACGATATTCGTGAAAAATGTCAACTTCGATGCAGAGGATACTGAAGTACGTAAAGTATTTCGCAAATTCGGACCACTTAATTATGCAATTATCAACAGAGAACCGATCTCAAGACACTCAAAGGGTACAGCCTTTGTCAAGTTTAAGAATAAAGAATCGGCTGATCTTTGTTTACAATCTGGTGGTGAACTCTATTTAATGGATCAGCTCCTTGAATTATATCCAGCGTTAAGCAGAACTGAAGTTCAAAACCAAGAAAAgttgaaatcaaataaagaaatcGCAAAAGATTCGCGTAACTTGTATTTAGCCAGAGAAGGTCTTATTATGGCTAATAGTAAGTCTGCTGAAGGAGTGTCTGCATCTGACATGACTAAGCGACACAAACTGGAGCAAGTAAAAACTcaagttttaaaaaatcttaaccG ATTTGTTTCAAGAAATCGCCTTTCAATTCATAATTTGCCACTGAATTTCGATAACGAAAAACTCAAGAAAATGGTTATGACTTATACAGGTTACAGGACTCATGAATGCAGAGTAAtgcgagaaaataaaattacaccAGAACATCCGAATGGAAAATCCAAAGGCTTTGGGTTTATGTCTTTCAGCACCCATCAGGAAGCATTAGCAGCATTGAGAAAACTTAATAACAATCCCACAATATTTGGAACTCAACAT CGGCCAATTGTAGCTTTCAGTATTGAAGATAGAACAGTTGAGAAAATCAAGGAAAAACGCAAAGAAAAATCCAAACTTAACAATCCTACTTTCAAAGAGAAATTGGAAAAGCGAAAAGAAATGCGTAATcagaaaagaaaaggaaaactaaatcaaatcaaaaatataccTCAGACTGATGATAAGGCGAAACTAaagaaacacataaaaaaactCGAAGAATCGCGAGCTGCATCTAAAACTAGTGAGAAAGATACAGCAATAGAAGAGACCGAAGATTTCGTGGGTACAGCAGCAAAACCTGGCTCCAACATACGTTTAcgatcaaacaaaaaaattgccgAACAGGCACAGGATcataagaaaaatgtaaaagcaAACAAACGCAAAGAGAAAGCCAAAAAAATTCGCCAAATTCACTTGGCTGAGCGAAAAGCGGTTGATAGGCCAAAACAAGGCAGAAAAGAAGAACATGACGATTTAGATCATCTGGTGAAGAAGTATAAACGCATGATAGATAGTCAAGCTAATGTGGGAGGTAGCAGAGAGTATCAAGAGAAAATACAGCAAGATGTGCCAAAAAGGACAAAGTGGTACGCAGAATAG